In one Yarrowia lipolytica chromosome 1A, complete sequence genomic region, the following are encoded:
- a CDS encoding uncharacterized protein (Compare to YALI0A01155g, weakly similar to uniprot|Q89ET9 Bradyrhizobium japonicum Blr6983 protein), whose amino-acid sequence MSTIDNDCVISIHKLIDAYCSDPSVIPGFVMNVVNRRGELLVNYAAGQMGLDNPAPMTTDSVFWLASCSKLIGAICAMQQVEKGLIGLDDSDKLEEICPELKDVKVIKMVDKKPTLVEKKNRITLRMLLSHTAGFSYSFFHPWLIKLFPHVDELAGDKHVLDTALVFEPGTDWGYGTSMDWVGVVIERLRGKPVSQIVQEDIFEPLGITDIEMKPTQSMRDRLVNLHQKDAENGTMTQREHVYSLDAEFESFGAGYFAKGSEYVKLLAMLLNNGVGPDTGKQVLSEKSVDDMFANQIPQWPNYGRRATPPGKPEYTNALPELYPQGNAPQGWGISFMLTIEPTDTGRGPNTGWWSGIINTFWWVDRQKGVAGLAQSQILPFGDEDVMVLWNTIEAMIYKSLVEDKSKL is encoded by the coding sequence ATGTCCACCATTGACAACGACTGCGTCATCAGCATCCACAAGCTGATTGACGCCTACTGCTCGGACCCGTCGGTCATTCCCGGGTTTGTGATGAACGTGGTCAACCGCCGGGgcgagctgctggtcaaCTACGCGGCCGGCCAAATGGGACTCGACAACCCCGCGCCCATGACCACCGACTCGGTGTTCTGGCTGGCGTCCTGTTCGAAGCTCATTGGAGCCATTTGTGCCATGcagcaggtggagaagggtcTGATTGGCCTGGACGACtccgacaagctggaggaaatCTGCCCCGAACTGAAAGACGTCAAGGTGATCAAAATGGTCGACAAAAAACCCActctggtggagaagaagaaccgaATCACCCTGAGAATGCTGCTCAGTCACACGGCCGGCTTTTCGTACTCCTTTTTCCACCCCTGGCTCATCAAACTGTTCCCCCATGTCGACGAGCTCGCGGGAGACAAACACGTGCTGGACACCGCTCTGGTTTTCGAGCCCGGCACAGACTGGGGCTACGGAACCAGCATGGACTGGGTCGGCGTGGTAATTGAGCGCCTGCGAGGCAAACCTGTGTCGCAGATTGTCCAGGAAGACATTTTCGAGCCTCTGGGAATCACAGATATCGAAATGAAGCCCACCCAGAGCATGCGAGACCGACTGGTCAACCTGCACCAGAAAGACGCCGAAAACGGAACCATGACCCAGCGAGAACATGTATACTCTTTGGACGCTGAGTTTGAGTCCTTCGGAGCAGGCTACTTTGCAAAGGGTAGCGAGTACGTCAAACTACTGGCCatgctgctcaacaacgGAGTGGGGCCCGACACCGGCAAGCAAGTGCTCAGTGAAAAGTCTGTAGACGACATGTTTGCCAACCAGATCCCCCAGTGGCCCAATTACGGCCGACGAGCCACTCCCCCGGGCAAGCCAGAGTACACCAATGCTCTCCCCGAGCTATACCCTCAAGGAAACGCTCCTCAGGGCTGGGGTATTTCGTTCATGTTGACCATTGAGCCCACCGATACCGGCCGCGGACCCAACACTGGCTGGTGGAGTGGAATCATCAACACCTTCTGGTGGGTCGATAGACAAAAGGGGGTTGCGGGCCTAGCCCAGTCCCAGATTCTGCCgtttggtgatgaggatgTCATGGTTCTGTGGAACACCATTGAAGCCATGATTTACAAGAGTCTGGTTGAGGACAAGTCCAAGTTGTAG
- a CDS encoding uncharacterized protein (Compare to YALI0A01265g, weakly similar to KLLA0B07887g Kluyveromyces lactis IPF 7358.1), whose product MSVIISYQGTHLDLPYAPAEESHDDDDDDGDDHGSPSSNTTGLDALSKTTISLSRSDSPLPSFEQVMHEQRSLMVDFTPIVTVKYTKSMRVKKMTAALVRHMIVSETRTQTNETLVQWDLFSGRCKPVEGPISEIASPVSIQTSTHKYPLHCTLPAGLHETASHNSSKLWYTLETQVSCQKRLHSNCGLFDYCQEIVIARDRQMNDQALLPVNVSTPWLKKLRFVVSYPQKVIVLNEDTEIPVKITTTLFEKPIRLNTVNISVTQTCNSNANDAQKTRLLTVNSNRYTDSDELEHDEIELQQAREEGFDVKKNFFDSIHRGNLLIPGAEETELDYTLKLNVRIIDKLSASTSRTHPLHIVHKIHVSLRFSQLDMTDQPNQKTRRYVDLSLSAPLVFSRTRRSQPVDACLNLVPFEYEDFLLCEYPRLKNTNMVFKNDYANDSAPLYESLPPPVYEAIDSKWEFKADTRGTTGCMTPGGCVDQSGMRNTTGWWFRRTMY is encoded by the coding sequence ATGTccgtcatcatctcctATCAGGGAACCCACTTGGATCTTCCTTACgcaccagcagaagagtcccatgatgatgatgatgatgatggtgatgatcaTGGGTCACCCAGCAGTAACACCACAGGGCTAGATGCTCTTTCCAAGACAACAATCTCCCTTTCCCGGTCCGACTCGCCTCTACCTTCGTTTGAACAAGTGATGCACGAACAGAGATCACTCATGGTGGATTTTACACCCATTGTCACCGTGAAGTACACGAAGAGCATGCGGGTCAAAAAGATGACCGCAGCTCTTGTTCGTCACATGATCGTGTCGGAGACTAGGACTCAAACAAACGAGACTCTGGTCCAATGGGATCTCTTTTCGGGTCGATGCAAGCCTGTGGAAGGGCCCATTTCTGAAATCGCCAGTCCTGTATCTATCCAGACTTCCACCCACAAGTACCCACTTCACTGCACTCTTCCAGCTGGGCTTCATGAAACTGCTTCCCACAACTCCAGCAAGCTGTGGTACACTCTGGAGACCCAGGTGAGCTGCCAAAAGCGGTTACATTCAAACTGCGGCCTCTTTGACTATTGCCAGGAGATTGTCATAGCTCGAGACAGACAGATGAACGACCAGGCTCTTCTCCCCGTCAATGTGTCGACTCCTTGGCTCAAAAAGCTCAGATTTGTTGTTTCTTACCCCCAGAAAGTCATTGTTTTGAATGAAGATACCGAGATCCCCGTCAAGATCACCACTACACTGTTTGAGAAGCCCATTCGGCTCAACACCGTCAACATCTCCGTGACCCAAACCTGCAATTCAAACGCCAACGATGCGCAGAAAACTAGACTCCTCACCGTGAATTCCAACCGATACACGGATTCagacgagctggagcaCGACGAAATAGAACTCCAGCAAGCCAGGGAAGAAGGCTTCGACGTGAAGAAAAACTTTTTCGATTCCATCCATAGAGGCAATCTTCTCATCCCCGGAGCCGAGGAGACAGAGCTGGATTATACGCTGAAGTTGAATGTCCGGATCATCGACAAATTATCCGCATCAACCTCTCGCACTCACCCTCTTCACATAGTGCACAAGATACACGTGTCGCTGCGCTTCTCACAACTGGATATGACTGACCAGCCCAATCAGAAGACCCGAAGGTACGTGGacctgtctctgtctgccCCTTTGGTGTTCTCCAGAACGCGGAGATCGCAGCCAGTGGACGCTTGTTTGAACCTCGTGCCGTTCGAGTATGAAGACTTTTTGCTGTGCGAGTACCCCCGGTTAAAGAATACAAACATGGTCTTCAAAAACGACTACGCAAACGACTCTGCTCCTCTCTACGAGTCTCTCCCACCCCCAGTTTACGAAGCGATCGACTCAAAATGGGAATTCAAGGCGGATACCAGAGGAACGACTGGATGTATGACTCCAGGTGGATGTGTGGACCAAAGTGGAATGCGAAACACGACAGGTTGGTGGTTTCGACGAACCATGTATTAG
- a CDS encoding uncharacterized protein (Compare to YALI0A01331g, similar to uniprot|P39984 Saccharomyces cerevisiae YEL056w HAT2): MASPEKETPDIGAEYETWKRNCPYMYSFVSETTMTWPSLTFDWCGYREDEAAGMGVHQALAGTFSQDKEEKEKIVLMESTIPLDLGDLGKLGPNGRPADLRFKTVKEWSHDGEPNKIKSCGDLMASINGEGTIFVRSITGSVDETPVTLKEHTTNAFGLAWSVGRGGAGDPEALVSGGEDGKVILWNLESKKSTWNITTSSVNDVECHKTFPYIIGAALEEGFIALYDTRAPETAGGTLTRPPSGDKPTPYNCLAFSPHSEYLFAAGSSESTVNLYDIRNTGYRLHSLSGHNGAVTGIEFDPFHGQYLATGGQDRRVIIWNMNTIGCEQSQDDAEDASPELFFMHGGHTAPVSAFAYNPEMEWCLGSVSEDNIAQIWGVSDKIYSPTELEVIEDTLE; encoded by the coding sequence ATGGCTTCCCCCGAAAAAGAGACCCCGGACATTGGGGCCGAGTACGAGACCTGGAAGAGGAACTGTCCGTACATGTACTCGTTTGTTTCCGAAACCACCATGACGTGGCCGTCTCTGACCTTCGATTGGTGTGGTTACAGAGAGGATGAGGCCGCGGGCATGGGGGTTCACCAGGCGCTGGCGGGCACCTTTTCgcaggacaaggaggaaaaggagaagattgtgCTGATGGAGAGCACGATTCCGCTCGACTTGGGCGACCTGGGCAAACTCGGACCCAATGGACGGCCTGCTGATCTGCGATTCAAGACAGTCAAGGAGTGGTCCCATGACGGAGAACccaacaagatcaagagCTGTGGGGATTTGATGGCATCTATCAACGGTGAGGGCACCATCTTCGTCAGATCTATCACCGGCAGCGTCGATGAGACACCTGTTACTCTAAAGGAGCACACAACCAACGCCTTTGGTCTGGCGTGGTCTGTaggaagaggaggtgctggagaccCCGAGGCATTGGTTTCCGGCGGCGAGGATGGAAAAGTGATTTTGTGGAACCTGGAGTCCAAGAAATCGACCTGgaacatcaccacctcctccgTCAATGATGTTGAGTGCCACAAGACCTTCCCCTACATTATTGGAGCTGCTCTGGAAGAAGGATTCATTGCTCTGTACGACACTCGAGCCCCCGAAACAGCCGGCGGTACACTGACCCGACCGCCCTCGGGTGACAAGCCCACTCCTTACAACTGTCTGGCTTTCTCTCCTCATTCCGAGTATCTctttgctgctggttcgtCCGAGTCCACCGTCAACCTCTACGACATTCGAAATACCGGCTACCGGCTGCATTCTCTGTCTGGTCACAATGGCGCCGTGACAGGCATCGAGTTTGATCCTTTCCATGGACAGTACCTCGCCACTGGAGGACAGGACCGACGAGTGATCATCTGGAACATGAACACCATTGGCTGTGAGCAGTCGCAGGACGATGCTGAAGACGCGTCGCCCGAGCTGTTTTTTATGCATGGAGGTCACACCGCTCCCGTATCTGCATTTGCTTACAACCCCGAGATGGAGTGGTGTTTGGGATCGGTGTCGGAAGACAATATTGCTCAGATCTGGGGTGTCAGTGACAAGATCTACAGCCCCACGGAGctggaggtgattgaggaTACTCTGGAATAA
- a CDS encoding uncharacterized protein (Compare to YALI0A01353g, similar to uniprot|P29496 Saccharomyces cerevisiae YLR274w CDC46 cell division control protein, similar to Saccharomyces cerevisiae CDC46 (YLR274W); ancestral locus Anc_6.71): protein MSFDTGRVYSTQVLPGDDDRVEDTNVGLTRKYADFIREFYIDGNFIYRDQLQDNILGGILTIEVDIAHVRAYDGDLGQRLADDPTGMLNLFQLAAANVARRLINPYMDEADERLRKEGPDAIAKVPYVQVTLRSDASITQIRDLGSTHVSRLVRVPGIIIGSGSVSNKVKTVTLICSHCKDQIKIEVTPGFASLNIPRACQGPPNPNGEAKNCPLDPYKILHEKSEFVDQQVLKMQEAPEMVPVGEMPRHVIICADGYLANRVVPGTRIMAIGVYAIYSAQKGKNNNKAGVKGAVAIKSPYIRLVGMTGLDSNNAPVADGLNPSREVIFSEAEEQMMITLSKEPDLYEKITGSIAPSIYGNTDVKKAIACLLVGGSKKLLPDGMRLRGDINVLLLGDPGTAKSQLLKFVEKVSPIAIYTSGKGSSAAGLTASVQRESGSREFYLEGGAMVLADGGVVCIDEFDKMRDDDRVAIHEAMEQQTISIAKAGITTVLNSRTAVLAAANPIFGRYDDMKSPGENIDFQTTILSRFDMIFLIKDDHNASRDATIAKHVMAIHETGNKTEEEGEIPLDLLKRYISYCRQKVAPVLSDEASERLSGHFVELRRQVAAAERQMGRKSSIPITVRQLEAIVRITEALAKLELQPVASAAHVEEAIRLFNASTMDAVTQGTSGKDTIMEEVTQIDQELRRRLPMGWSTSYSRLVTEFVNTRNHSQEALDRTLHALERSEVIQFRMQRQRVYRVGV from the coding sequence ATGTCCTTCGATACAGGAAGAGTGTATTCCACACAAGTGCTGCCCGGCGACGACGACCGGGTCGAGGACACCAACGTCGGACTCACCCGCAAGTACGCCGACTTCATCCGCGAGTTCTACATTGACGGCAATTTCATCTACCGAGACCAGCTGCAAGACAACATTCTGGGCGGCATTCTGACCATAGAAGTGGACATTGCTCATGTCCGAGCGTACGATGGAGATCTGGGTCAACGGCTGGCGGACGACCCCACCGGAATGCTCAATCTGTTCCAgctggctgctgccaacgTGGCAAGACGACTAATCAACCCTTATATGGATGAGGCAGACGAGCGACTACGAAAAGAGGGGCCCGacgccattgccaaggtCCCCTACGTCCAGGTGACGCTCAGATCGGACGCCTCCATCACCCAGATTCGAGATCTCGGATCGACACATGTTTCCCGACTGGTTCGAGTGCCCGGAATCATCATCGGAAGTGGCAGCGTCAGcaacaaggtcaagacGGTCACTCTCATTTGCTCACACTGCAAAGACCAGATCAAAATCGAAGTGACTCCCGGATTCGCCTCTCTCAACATTCCTCGAGCCTGCCAGGGACCCCCCAACCCCAATGGAGAAGCCAAAAACTGTCCCCTGGACCCCTACAAGATCCTGCACGAAAAGAGCGAGTTTGTCGACCAGCAGGTGCTCAAGATGCAGGAGGCGCCAGAAATGGTGCCCGTGGGAGAAATGccccgtcacgtgatcattTGCGCCGATGGCTATCTCGCCAACCGGGTGGTTCCCGGCACTCGAATCATGGCCATCGGCGTCTATGCCATTTACTCGGCGCAAAAGGGAaagaacaacaacaaggctGGAGTCAAGGGTGCCGTGGCCATCAAGAGTCCCTACATTCGACTAGTGGGAATGACTGGTCTTGATTCTAACAACGCTCCTGTTGCCGATGGACTCAACCCTTCTAGAGAGGTTATCTTTTCAGAAGCCGAAGAGCAGATGATGATTACCCTCAGTAAAGAGCCCGATCTCTACGAAAAGATCACAGGCTCCATTGCTCCGTCCATTTACGGAAACACAgacgtcaagaaggccattGCATGCCTTCTGGTAGGTGGCTCCAAGAAGCTACTTCCAGATGGAATGCGACTCAGAGGAGATATTAACGTCTTGCTGCTGGGTGACCCCGGTACTGCCAAGtcgcagctgctcaagttTGTCGAGAAGGTGTCTCCTATCGCCATCTACACCTCCGGTAAGGGTTCTTCCGCTGCCGGTCTGACTGCCAGTGTGCAGCGAGAGTCGGGGTCTCGGGAGTTTTACCTCGAAGGAGGAGCCATGGTGCTTGCTGATGGAGGAGTAGTCTGTATTGATGAGTTTGACAAGATGCGGGATGACGATCGAGTTGCTATCCATGAGGCCatggagcagcagaccatctccattgccaaggccgGTATCACCACCGTTCTCAACTCTCGAACAGCCGTTCTGGCGGCGGCCAACCCCATTTTCGGCCGATACGACGACATGAAATCGCCGGGCGAAAACATTGACTTCCAGACCACCATTTTGTCGCGTTTCGATATGATTTTCCTCATCAAGGATGACCACAATGCCTCCAGAGACGCCACCATCGCCAAGCACGTCATGGCCATCCACGAGACCGGAAACAAGACggaagaggagggagagattcctctggatctgcttAAACGATACATTTCGTACTGTCGACAGAAGGTGGCTCCCGTTCTGTCAGACGAAGCATCGGAGCGTCTGTCTGGCCACTTTGTCGAGCTCAGAAGACAAGTTGCGGCTGCCGAGCGTCAGATGGGCAGAAAGTCGTCGATTCCCATCACCGTTCGACAGCTAGAAGCTATTGTTCGAATCACAGAGGCCCTTGCCAAGCTGGAGCTTCAGCCTGTGGCCAGCGCTGCCcatgtggaggaggccattCGACTGTTTAATGCATCTACAATGGATGCCGTTACCCAGGGAACGTCTGGAAAGGATACCAtcatggaggaggtgacaCAGATCGACCAGGAGCTGCGACGACGTCTGCCCATGGGCTGGTCGACGAGTTATTCTCGTCTGGTTACCGAGTTTGTCAACACTCGAAACCATAGCCAGGAGGCTCTTGACCGAACGCTTCATGCTCTGGAGAGATCGGAGGTCATTCAGTTCAGAATGCAGCGACAACGAGTTTACCGAGTTGGTGTTTAG
- a CDS encoding uncharacterized protein (Compare to YALI0A01375g, similar to Saccharomyces cerevisiae ASF1 (YJL115W); ancestral locus Anc_1.242, similar to uniprot|P32447 Saccharomyces cerevisiae YJL115w ASF1 anti-silencing protein), translating to MSIVSLLNIDVLNNPAPFGSPYEFQITFECLEPLKHDLEWKLTYVGSSTSFEHDQELDSLLVGPVPVGVNKFVFTADPPTVDLIPASELVSVTVIILSCSYNDREFVRVGYYVNNEYDSEELRLNPPPKVQVDHVVRNILAEKPRVTRFNIVWDNEGEQGEEFPPEQPDADLEDDEEEYGAGEEEEEVEEEVEGETEADAKEDIEAEGEAEAEGDGDGDGDGEDEDLEEASDEEMEVVDDEVGEESEGEDDKEDKDDKDDKKDDK from the exons ATGTCTATCGTTTCGTTACTCAACATTGACGTTCTCAACAACCCTGCGCCGTTCGGCAGCCCCTACGAGTTCCAGATCACCTTTGAGTGTCTCGAGCCTTTGAAGCATG accTCGAATGGAAACTCACATACGTTGGTTCGTCCACATCTTTCGAACACGACCAGGAACTCGACTCGCTTCTGGTGGGCCCGGTTCCCGTTGGAGTCAACAAGTTCGTCTTCACGGCCGACCCACCCACAGTTGACCTGATTCCCGCGTCCGAGCTGGTTTCTGTCACCGTCATCATTCTGTCGTGTTCTTACAACGACCGCGAGTTTGTACGAGTCGGATACTACGTCAACAACGAGTACGACAGCGAGGAGCTGCGCCTCAACCCCCCTCCAAAGGTGCAGGTGGACCATGTGGTGCGAAACATTCTTGCTGAGAAGCCCCGGGTGACTCGATTCAACATTGTGTGGGACAATGAGGGCGAGCAGGGCGAGGAGTTCCCTCCTGAGCAGCCCGACGCCGACCTTGAagacgatgaggaggaatATGGAGCgggagaagaggaagaggaggttgaggaggaggtcgagGGAGAGACTGAGGCTGACGCCAAGGAAGACATTGAGGCTGAGGGTGAAGCGGAGGCCGAGGGCGACGGCGACGGTGACGGCGACGGAGAGGACGAGGATCTCGAGGAGGCCTCCgatgaggagatggaggttgtggatgatgaggttggagaggagtctgagggcgaggacgacaaggaagacaaggacgacaaggacgacaaaaAGGACGACAAGTGA
- a CDS encoding uncharacterized protein (Compare to YALI0A01397g, weakly similar to uniprot|Q9V3C5 Drosophila melanogaster BCDNA:GH03694 protein): MSWPVSAPQSVKLLAPDDECIAIEASRSGFFLIALTHSSIYIYQLNPLFPVAVHSRSASSLDTYGVNRKIITKRDGSHVGVITSGGHVILYSLSILPYLEPGNITFESSGTKPVLYPGPGESVGVQGVRIEVRTSIRVDSFCENAVVLEDEIVLFTRDPPAVQMLPLDSLQPTSVVLRKLPWLRDDNGKVDYPVHIDYSRPMDMYCWVGESGRGYVVVSKENRDDDDDGRECDVTPKDTSPNGNELTNEPEVDEPDAATSDPTNIELKPLTVTTTPKPTSPPITGYCFHKSKIKATISAVNSRFSVIALGATDGSIVLYTVRDYQGNCLRVTRMVHPDTPAGITCLTWNPEGTCLFAGYENGWSLFSVYGMLLSHSFQGLDTDDEKEVWLRGIKSAAWSGAGDGLFLVPLISTPETPQLYCLDMAKFSLFENFTQDNLKGPVLFRNNKLAIYRGHHQPGFAAISRDSILWQFICMPASYTASNWPIRMIACCSRHEYFAVAGARGLCHYSINSGRWKMFAEEYMDNEFVVKGGMIWYKHFLICGVYSFTTGGYEIRVYSRDLDLHASKVVLVQEVPTQIIHMSVAGAFLYVYTLDNCLYEFTIKATGVNGLVLVFQKMLSFTEIIKSPNRVRAITKYSKDEFLVLVDGTLVLFSPSEISSDSSQAVGFSKRTLHHHIEYFLVESSSSEPQFENTIWAFDGSNVLLWLNPHEIEPCKIDVENYPLMPLVSKGIMLGIYSDLLSTRSCSFPIFRFAFGTDIFLSDLLNFLISRGDYTKAVELAGQYRQLDYFNHCLEILLHTNVVNGDGKKDGKGKAAESTETSTDLIVKLCRSFPGYLDIFANCARKMEASYWPTLFNSTGSPRSLFQQSMEQGRLQTASKYLPILHSEEDEEAFSDTIDLMQQAKEQGEWGLCGSLCDFLVGIDPTNKSLNRVLDKVQL, translated from the exons ATGTCGTGGCCGGTGTCTGCGCCGCAAAGCGTCAAACTGCTGGCGCCCGACGACGAGTGCATAGCCATTGAGGCGTCGCGATCCGGCTTTTTCCTCATAGCCCTCacccactcctccatctaCATCTACCAGCTCAACCCACTGTTTCCAGTGGCGGTCCACTCCCGCAGCGCATCGAGCCTGGACACGTACGGCGTCAACCGCAAGATCATCACCAAACGCGACGGCTCCCACGTGGGCGTCATCACGTCCGGCGGCCACGTGATTCTCTACTCGCTGTCGATTCTTCCGTATCTGGAGCCAGGCAACATCACCTTTGAAAGCAGCGGTACCAAGCCCGTGCTGTACCCGGGACCCGGAGAGAGCGTGGGCGTGCAGGGCGTCCGGATTGAGGTCCGAACAAGCATCCGGGTCGACTCGTTCTGCGAGAATGCCGTTGTTCTGGAGGACGAAATCGTACTCTTCACAAGAGACCCCCCAGCAGTGCAGATGCTGCCACTGGACTCATTACAACCGACCAGTGTGGTGCTCCGCAAGCTGCCATGGCTGCGGGACGACAATGGAAAGGTCGATTACCCCGTTCACATTGACTACTCGCGTCCCATGGACATGTACTGCTGGGTGGGAGAGTCTGGACGGGGCTACGTGGTAGTCTCCAAAGAGAACAgagatgacgacgacgacggaAGAGAGTGTGATGTGACTCCGAAAGATACATCGCCAAACGGCAACGAACTTACTAATGAGCCGGAGGTTGATGAACCCGACGCTGCAACTTCTGACCCCACCAACATTGAACTGAAACCACTGACTGTGACAACCACACCCAAACCGACAAGCCCACCAATAACGGGATACTGTTTCCACAAATCAAAGATCAAGGCAACGATAAGCGCCGTCAACTCGCGCTTCTCGGTCATCGCTCTCGGCGCCACTGACGGATCCATTGTTCTCTACACAGTTCGAGACTACCAAGGAAATTGTCTTCGAGTCACAAGAATGGTCCACCCAGACACACCGGCTGGCATCACGTGTCTCACATGGAACCCTGAGGGAACCTGTCTTTTTGCAGGCTACGAAAACGGATGGAGTCTGTTCTCGGTGTATGGAATGCTTCTGTCGCACTCCTTCCAGGGCTTAGATACAGATGACGAGAAGGAAGTGTGGCTACGAGGTATCAAATCGGCAGCCTGGTCCGGTGCTGGAGATGGTTTATTTCTTGTGCCACTCATTTCAACCCCCGAAACGCCCCAGCTTTACTGCTTGGATATGGCTAAGTTTTCTCTGTTTGAAAACTTTACCCAGGACAATCTCAAGGGACCAGTGTTGTTCCGAAACAACAAACTGGCCATTTATAGAGGCCACCACCAACCCGGGTTTGCTGCcatctcacgtgactcgatCCTGTGGCAGTTCATTTGCATGCCTGCGTCCTACACGGCCTCAAACTGGCCCATTCGCATGATTGCTTGCTGCAGTCGCCACGAGTACTTTGCTGTGGCCGGAGCACGAGGCCTGTGTCATTATTCCATCAATTCTGGACGTTGGAAAATGTTTGCCGAGGAGTACATGGACAATGAATTTGTTGTCAAGGGAGGAATGATCTGGTACAAGCACTTTTTGATCTGCGGCGTGTACAGTTTTACCACGGGAGGGTATGAGATCCGAGTCTACTCCCGTGATCTCGACTTGCATGCTTCCAAGGTGGTTCTAGTACAAGAAGTGCCTACTCAGATAATCCATATGAGTGTTGCAGGTGCCTTCCTGTACGTCTACACCCTTGACAACTGTCTCTATGAGTTCACTATCAAGGCCACAGGTGTCAATggacttgtacttgtgtttCAGAAGATGTTGTCGTTCACAGAGATCATTAAATCTCCCAACAGGGTGCGTGCAATCACCAAATactccaaggacgagtttctggtgctggtggacGGTACTTTGGTACTGTTCAGTCCGTCGGAGATCAGCTCTGACTCGTCACAGGCAGTTGGCTTTTCGAAGCGTACTCTGCATCACCATATTGAGTACTTTCTGGTCGAatcctcttcttctgaacCTCAATTTGAAAACACAATCTGGGCCTTTGACGGCAGCAACGTCTTGTTATGGCTCAATCCTCATGAAATTGAACCGTGCAAGATTGATGTGGAGAACTACCCGTTAATGCCCCTTGTTTCCAAGGGCATCATGCTCGGTATTTACTCGGATCTACTCTCTACACGGTCTTGTTCGTTCCCCATTTTTCGCTTTGCGTTTGGAACAGACATCTTCCTCTCTGATCTTCTCAACTTTCTCATCAGCCGAGGCGACTACACCAAGGCTGTTGAGCTAGCTGGACAGTACAGACAGCTGGACTACTTCAACCACTGTCTGGAGATTCTGCTGCATACTAACGTGGTTAATGGAGATGGTAAGAAGGACGGCAAGGGTAAGGCTGCGGAGTCCACTGAGACATCTACAGACTTGATTGTCAAGCTGTGCAGGTCATTCCCCGGATACCTGGATATCTTTGCCAATTGCGCGCGGAAAATGGAGGCGTCGTATTGGCCCACATTGTTCAACTCGACAGGGTCTCCTCGGTCTCTTTTCCAGCAGAGTATGGAGCAGGGACGACTCCAGACGGCCTCTAAGTATCTTCCCATTTTGCATTCcgaggaagatgaggaggcGTTTTCGGATACCATAGACCTGATGCAACAGGCCAAGGAGCAAGGGGAATGGGGATTATGTGGAAGTCTGTGTGACTTTTTGGTAGGAATTGATC ctaCAAACAAATCTCTTAATCGAGTTTTGGACAAGGTCCAACTATAA
- a CDS encoding uncharacterized protein (Compare to YALI0A01419g, uniprot|Q6CI60 Yarrowia lipolytica YALI0A01419g NADH- ubiquinone oxidoreductase 21.3 kDa accessory subunit), with product MAIIATAFAETVKFSGSKQELQKRTLALYRQFLRGAPTFADLYEVQFSIPTIRTKIRQEFERHRFVDDLSIQNVLYAKGHMEYQECINFWKQQAQFLKYFPEEDDIQGRHQPSNFVDKFLKNRA from the exons atggCCATCATCGCTACCGCCTTTGCCGAGACCGTCAAGTTTTCGGGATCCAAGcaggagctccagaagcgaACCCTGGCTCTGTACCGACAGTTCCTGCGAGGTGCCCCCACCTTTGCCGATTTGTACGAGGTCCAGTTCTCCATCCCCACCATCCGAACCAAGATTCGACAGGAGTTTGAGCGACACCGATTTGTCGACGACCTGTCCATCCAGAACGTGCTGTACGCCAAGGGCCACATGGAGTACCAGGAGTGCATCAACTTCTGGAAGCAGCAGGCCCAGTTCCTCAAGTACTTccctgaggaggacgacatCCAGGGACGACACCAGCCCTCTAACTTTGTGGACAAGTTCCTGAAG AACCGTGCTTAA